A window of Labeo rohita strain BAU-BD-2019 unplaced genomic scaffold, IGBB_LRoh.1.0 scaffold_113, whole genome shotgun sequence contains these coding sequences:
- the LOC127157605 gene encoding B-cell receptor CD22: protein MELSQLPLVLLLISVIHFGQTEERPKAKVTIKPAQHVFRGDTVTLRCDIYDEGVTSWSYSWYKEGSTSVFSDQQKHTFSSVNESDAGKYSCKGSETEGSRWSQMSDAVTLTVSDFPTPNLTVEPQSSVFTGDSVTLRCELIQSHNGWAFLWRKDSNRESTETANKTINSVNVSDGGEYKCRAQRRGYYTDYSEPAVLTIYEKPKPNVTIKPDHHVFRGDTVTLRCDIYGEGVTSWSYSWYKEGSTSVFSDRQEHTFSSVTESDAGKYSCNGSETEGSRWSQMSDAVTLTVSDPKAVLSVSSQKWLTEGDPVTLNCEVYNFSTGWTFSWFTLTASSENSHHYNLLSDSSRGAGGNYTVSSAALNHTGVYSCRAEREKPAYKTQYSNTQLLWVTGIFPSVSLIVSPSRTQHFTSVSLSLSCEDQSNSTGWRVRRYTDGGRLEDCSSLHRGSQTGSTCTISSTNTSDTGVYWCESEFGEKHHPVNITVHLSGVILESPVHPVTEGDHLTLHCLYQHTTSPNLRADFYKDGSLIQNQTTEMSITTVSKSHEGFYYCKHPERGESPKSWISVRDTRYDGLKPKRNGVIARLVVAVLIIVFLVLLWRYRNNKGGRSQSPSTVSQQQNNSQTSDLNQSEAEYNTLLS, encoded by the exons AAAGACCAAAAGCCAAAGTGACCATTAAACCTGCTCAACATGTATTCAGAGGAGACACAGTCACTCTCAGATGTGACATATATGATGAAGGAGTCACTAGCTGGAGCTACAGCTGGTATAAAGAAGGTTcaaccagtgttttcagtgaTCAACAGAAACACACATTCAGTTCTGTTAATGAGTCTGACGCAGGTAAATACTCCTGTAAAGGATCAGAGACAGAAGGATCACGCTGGTCACAAATGAGTGATGCAGTTACACTGACAgtatcag aCTTTCCCACACCAAATCTGACTGTTGAGCCACAGAGTTCAGTGTTCACTGGAGACTCAGTTACTCTGAGATGTGAGCTGATTCAGTCACACAATGGATGGGCGTTTCTCTGGAGAAAAGACTCAAACCGTGAATCTACTGaaactgcaaataaaacaatcaatTCTGTAAACGTCTCTGATGGAGGAGAGTACAAGTGCAGAGCACAAAGAAGAGGATATTACACTGATTACAGTGAACCAGCAGTATTGACAATATATG AAAAACCAAAACCCAATGTGACCATTAAACCTGATCATCATGTATTTAGAGGAGACACAGTCACTCTCAGATGTGACATATATGGTGAAGGAGTCACTAGCTGGAGCTACAGCTGGTATAAAGAAGGTTcaaccagtgttttcagtgaTCGACAGGAACACACATTCAGTTCTGTTACTGAGTCTGACGCAGGTAAATACTCCTGTAATGGATCAGAGACAGAAGGATCACGCTGGTCACAAATGAGTGATGCAGTTACACTGACAgtatcag ATCCCAAAGCAGTTTTAAGTGTTTCTTCACAGAAGTGGTTGACTGAAGGAGATCCAGTGACTCTGAACTGTGAGGTTTACAACTTCTCTACAGGCTGGACATTCAGCTGGTTCACTTTAACTGCTTCATCAG AGAACAGCCATCATTATAATCTGCTCTCTGACAGCAGCAGAGGAGCAGGAGGAAACTACACTGTCAGTTCTGCTGCTCTAAATCACACAGGAGTTTATTCGTgcagagcagagagagagaaaccagCCTATAAAACACAGTACAGCAACACACAGCTGTTGTGGGTCACTG GCATTTTTCCTTCAGTCTCTCTAATTGTCAGCCCCAGCAGAACTCAACACTtcacatctgtctctctctctctgagctgtGAGGATCAGAGTAACTCTACTGGATGGAGAGTGAGAAGATACACAGACGGTGGACGGCTGGAAGATTGTTCATCATTACATCGAGGATCACAAACAGGATCTACATGTACAATCAGCTCCACCAACACATCAGACACTGGAGTGTACTGGTGTGAGTCTGAATTTGGAGAGAAACATCATCCTGTTAATATCACTGTACACT tatctggtgtgattctggagagtCCTGTTCATCCTGTGACTGAAGGAGATCATCTGACTCTACACTGTTTATATCAACATACAACCTCACCAAACCTCAGAGCTGATTTCTATAAAGATGGTTCACTCATCCAGAATCAAACTACAGAGATGAGCATCACTACTGTCTCAAAGTCACATGAGGGTTTCTACTACTGCAAACACCCAGAGAGAGGAGAGTCACCCAagagctggatctcagtcaGAG ACACAAGATACGATGGTCTCAAACCCAAGAGAAATGGAGTAATTGCAAGACTGGTTGTTGCAGTTTTGATCATTGTCTTCTTGGTCCTGCTGTGGCGCTACAGAAACAACAAAG gtggAAGATCTCAGTCTCCCTCTACTGTCAGTCAACAGCAGAACAACAGTCAGACATCAGACCTGAACCAGAGTGAAGCCGAATACAACACACTGTTGTCTG
- the LOC127157624 gene encoding uncharacterized protein LOC127157624: protein MANATTSRARVESFVWTDDEVELLLRVTLDYKSTKLQENVDWESCHSKYSDITDAFQAQYPRELTNKDFPHDATMVSKAQVTAKLKNIRSKYRHAVDTGRQSGQGRVVLIFYELCEEIWGGSPATRSIDAGFETGDLEESSTSTVELSSDSPNSTESFDCLTSAVVKQRQDLLQAKLNSHRGDRLKRKVPTDPAEEDLKIKRRMLELMEDSSRRNSDNMLQINTNIANITSSIQECFSFMRELFQRQFTQFTRSSSGQFQGHPPSFINTTPHPTTPAFLHTPRPDKPANQPQQYHPECYTPTPHVTPHQQTSFSYRRALLQDDTE from the exons ATGGCGAACGCAACAACTTCAAGAGCAAGAGTGGAGTCTTTCGTGTGGACTGACGACGAAGTCGAACTTCTACTCAGAGTCACACTCGACTACAAGTCCACTAAGCTCCAAGAAAACGTGGACTGGGAGTCGTGTCACTCCAAATATAGTGATATAACGGACGCGTTTCAGGCACAGTATCCGAGGGAGCTAACCAATAAGGATTTCCCTCACGATGCTACCATGGTCTCAAAAGCCCAAGTCACCGCAAAGTTGAAAAATATACGCAGCAAATACAGGCATGCGGTGGACACAGGGCGTCAAAGTGGTCAAGGACGGGTAGTACTCATATTTTATGAGCTTTGCGAGGAGATCTGGGGTGGTTCGCCTGCTACACGCTCCATCGATGCCGGCTTCGAGACGGGTGACCTGGAAGAGTCGTCTACATCGACAGTGGAGCTGTCTTCCGATTCTCCAAACTCCACTGAATCCTTCGACTGTCTTACATCTGCGGTTGTAAAGCAGCGCCAGGATTTGCTCCAG GCAAAGTTGAACAGCCATAGAGGAGACAGGCTGAAGAGGAAGGTTCCCACCGATCCGGCAGAGgaggaccttaaaataaagagGAGGATGTTGGAGTTGATGGAGGACTCTTCTAGACGCAACTCCGACAACATGCTGcagataaatacaaacattGCTAACATTACCAGCAGCATTCAGGAGTGTTTTTCCTTCATGAGGGAATTATTCCAACGTCAATTTACACAATTCACCCGCAGCAGCAGTGGTCAATTCCAAGGGCACCCACCATCATTCATAAACACAACACCACACCCTACTACACCAGCCTTCCTGCACACACCTCGGCCTGATAAACCAGCAAACCAACCTCAACAGTACCACCCTGAATGCTACACACCTACACCACATGTCACCCCACATCAGCAAACATCATTTTCATACAGACGTGCACTGCTGCAAGATGACACAGAGTGA